The following proteins come from a genomic window of bacterium:
- a CDS encoding Ig-like domain-containing protein yields the protein MIEKIKWIFFMCFGIYQTVSLANAIDCQITAPTTGQTVKRLVPIHITATDPEGVKSVWIKVEGETTSRAIEPNATTYGYLRAYSHISAGDFQWDWDTQKYPNGVYLLTACAYDSTTEYRYHSVASITVRNTFSAESGFRNYVIQVWDNFVKLWDPYNNHYGSNKYAALVGKYTAFSALYYAYTTSSSARTKTVRGITYAKDSLLAYYTFSKNGTTYHACYAADTSYGSVTVDGDKSNECYHTFWVSLAFAYARESLGTDTTIATTTAIIGLANHIEHIYCDVLGNLKTGGYSANGMGNAVAALGETALALHTTKYDNSIRYIYDALIWFQDWDNTGQAKGAFVDGGGYISEYPPLPSGTTFRC from the coding sequence TAGCAAACGCGATTGATTGTCAGATTACTGCACCGACTACCGGACAAACCGTCAAACGGCTAGTTCCGATTCATATCACTGCTACTGACCCAGAAGGAGTTAAATCGGTTTGGATTAAAGTCGAAGGAGAGACCACAAGTCGCGCAATTGAACCGAACGCAACTACGTATGGATATTTACGGGCATACTCCCATATTTCCGCTGGTGATTTCCAATGGGATTGGGATACGCAAAAATATCCGAATGGCGTATATCTTTTAACCGCTTGTGCCTACGATAGTACCACTGAATACCGATATCATTCAGTAGCGTCAATTACCGTCAGGAATACATTTTCCGCAGAGTCAGGGTTTCGCAATTATGTAATCCAAGTTTGGGATAATTTTGTTAAACTTTGGGACCCGTATAATAATCATTACGGGTCGAATAAATATGCTGCCCTCGTTGGAAAATATACTGCTTTTTCAGCATTGTATTATGCATACACGACCAGTTCCAGTGCACGAACGAAAACTGTACGTGGAATAACGTATGCGAAAGATAGTTTACTAGCGTATTATACTTTCAGCAAAAATGGGACTACCTACCATGCATGTTATGCCGCAGATACTTCGTACGGTAGTGTTACCGTTGATGGCGATAAATCGAACGAATGTTATCATACGTTTTGGGTCAGTTTAGCGTTTGCTTACGCCCGAGAGTCTTTAGGCACGGATACAACTATTGCTACGACAACCGCGATAATAGGATTAGCGAATCATATCGAGCATATTTATTGCGATGTTTTAGGGAATTTAAAAACTGGTGGATATTCGGCTAATGGAATGGGGAATGCGGTTGCTGCATTAGGAGAAACTGCGCTCGCATTACATACGACTAAATATGATAATTCGATTCGATATATCTACGATGCTTTAATCTGGTTCCAAGACTGGGATAACACCGGGCAAGCGAAAGGAGCGTTTGTTGATGGTGGTGGATATATATCAGAATATCCTCCATTACCCTCTGGAACAACGTTTCGCTGC